From Streptosporangium album, the proteins below share one genomic window:
- a CDS encoding DUF397 domain-containing protein — MDLNDLAWRKSSLSGSNGGDCVEVASLENASYRPVHKQDATHAVRDSKDPSGPILYFDLVEWKAFINRVKTSEFHLTPLTIP; from the coding sequence ATGGACCTGAACGATCTCGCATGGCGGAAATCGAGCCTCAGCGGCAGCAACGGCGGCGACTGCGTCGAGGTCGCCTCGCTCGAGAACGCCTCCTACAGGCCGGTGCACAAGCAGGACGCCACCCATGCCGTCCGTGACAGCAAGGATCCATCCGGCCCCATCCTCTACTTCGACCTCGTCGAATGGAAAGCCTTCATCAATCGCGTGAAAACATCCGAATTCCACCTCACGCCGCTCACCATTCCCTGA